The Desulfobacterales bacterium region AGGTAGTAATCCAGATCGAGCGCGGGATGCATGCCACCCTGAAGGAGAATCTGGGTTCCACCGAGAAAAAGGGTTTCTTCGATTTTGGTTCTTAATGCTTCTTTTGAAATAATGTAGGCCTCCGGAGAATCCTGATCCCGGTGGAAGGCGCAAAAAAGGCATGCCGAAACGCACACATTCGTATAATTGATATTACGGTCCACAACATAGGTGACGACCGGTTCCGGATGGTGGTGAAGACGGCTCAAGTGGGCCAACCGGGCCAGTTCGAGAAGGGGCGCCTCATGGAAAAGGGTCAGAGCATCGGCTGTGGTCAACCGTTGGCGGGTGAGGGCGTTTTGCATTGCCGTATCGAGCCGGTTCATTGGGCAGGCCCTCTTCCGTGATTCTGCAGATTTACCGGCCGATAAAAGGAATCCCGCTCCACCGGGTTGAATCGGGCGGCGCGAATGAGGTGTATCATATGTTCACGCGGAAGCCCCTTGGCCGAGGTGGCACCGGCCATATGGGTGATTTTCTCTTCGATAATGGTGCCGTCCAGATCGTCCGCGCCAAAGGACAGAGCCACCTGAGCGAGTTTTTCCCCGATCATGACCCAATAGGCTTTAATGTGATCGATATTGTCGAGCATCAGGCGCGCAACGGCAATTGCCTTTAGATCATCGAAGGCCGTGGTGGCCGGCAGGTGGGATAGCGCCGTATTTTGCGAGTGAAAGGCCAACGGAATGAAGGCGGAAAATCCGCCGGTTCTGTCCTGTAACTCCCTCAGCCGCAGTAGATGGGTGACGCGCTCCTCGACGGTTTCGATATGGCCGTACAGCATGGTCGCGTTGGAGGGAAGGCCGGCTCGATGTACCGCTTCAATGATTTTAAGCCAGCGCCGACCGTTGATCTTTTTTCTGAACAGCCTATCGTGAATCCGGTCGCTGAGGACCTCGGCGCCGCCGCCCGGCAGCATGGCGAGTCCCGCGTCAACAAGTCTGAAAATGGTTTCTTCAATGGAAAGTCCCGAGGTTCGGGATAGGTAATCGATTTCAACTGCCGTAAAGGCTTTGATGGTGACTTGCGGCCTTACCGATTTGATGAGATTCAGAAGGTCTAAATAATAATCGAGGCCCAGTGCCGGATTTAGGCCGCCCACCACATGCAGCTCTCGAATCGGCTCATCGGCTCTTGTATTCAGTGCTTCGCGGATTTGTTCCAACGAGAGGGTGAAGCCGCCGGGTTCCCCCTCTTTTCTCGAAAAGGCGCAAAATAGGCAGTTGTTCGCACAGATATTCGTGTAATTGAGATGTTGATTATAGACAAAAAATGCCGTATCTCCATAGCGTTTTCGGCGCACCGAATCAGCCAGGCGACCGACGCCCAGCAGATCCCGGCTTTCGTATAATCGAACACCATCATCAAAGGTCAGCCGCTTGCCGGCGGATAGTTTATCCCGAATCGGATTCAATCGGGTGTCTGAAAATGGCAACACCGTAACAGTCCTCTTGGTCCGCAGTGCTTGCTGCGGCTCAGATTGCTTGAACCGAATAGAAACGGTTCGGCGAAAGAAAATAACCGCAATCGGGTTGAATGGCAAGGACTATTATCAACCCGGTCCATGAACCCATTAACGCCGACTGTTTATAACTTTTTAAAAATACAGAGCATTAAACACTTTTATGGCGCGTGCTTATTGAAGAGATGTGTTTCTGCTGATATAGCGAGAGGCTAGCTGACATTGGCGCTCCGGTGAATCCGTTCAAGCAGGTTAAGGAACTTCGCAATGGTACCATACGAAGAAATGAGCATTTTGATCGTTGATGACATCGAAAGCATGTGTAAATCGATTCGTGGCATGCTCAAGGTGATGCGGTTCGGGAAAAAATATCGGTTCGCGCACAACGGTGCGGAAGCGCTGAAAATGATCAGGGAAATTCCGGTTGATCTGATTATCTCGGATTGGAATATGCCTGGCATGACGGGCGTGGAAATGCTCGAAGAGATTCGGGAGGATCCGGCATTGAGGGATATCCCGGTGGTAATGGTGACAGCCGAGGCAAATCGGGAAATTGTGGCTGAGGCGGCCGAGTCCGAAATTGATGCCTACATTCTTAAACCCCTTACCGTCAAGGTGCTCAGCGACCGAGTAGTTGCGGTTCTGGAAAAAGCCAACAATCCGCCCCCGATGGTCCGGCATTTAAAGAAAGCAAGATTGCTGAAGGAAGACGGCGAGTTGGAGGCCGCCATTGCGGAAACCAAGCTCGCGCAAAAGGCCGACCCGAGGTCTTCCAGGCCATTGCGTGAACTTGGATACCTGTATTATGAAAAAAAGGAAACGGATACCGCCGAAAACTGGCTGATCAAGGCGGCCAAAATGAACAATCTCGATGTGTTTGCGTTTCACCTGCTCGGGGAGATCTATCTGCAGCGAAACGACATTGCCAAGGCCGCCG contains the following coding sequences:
- the mqnE gene encoding aminofutalosine synthase MqnE translates to MLPFSDTRLNPIRDKLSAGKRLTFDDGVRLYESRDLLGVGRLADSVRRKRYGDTAFFVYNQHLNYTNICANNCLFCAFSRKEGEPGGFTLSLEQIREALNTRADEPIRELHVVGGLNPALGLDYYLDLLNLIKSVRPQVTIKAFTAVEIDYLSRTSGLSIEETIFRLVDAGLAMLPGGGAEVLSDRIHDRLFRKKINGRRWLKIIEAVHRAGLPSNATMLYGHIETVEERVTHLLRLRELQDRTGGFSAFIPLAFHSQNTALSHLPATTAFDDLKAIAVARLMLDNIDHIKAYWVMIGEKLAQVALSFGADDLDGTIIEEKITHMAGATSAKGLPREHMIHLIRAARFNPVERDSFYRPVNLQNHGRGPAQ
- a CDS encoding response regulator; the protein is MVPYEEMSILIVDDIESMCKSIRGMLKVMRFGKKYRFAHNGAEALKMIREIPVDLIISDWNMPGMTGVEMLEEIREDPALRDIPVVMVTAEANREIVAEAAESEIDAYILKPLTVKVLSDRVVAVLEKANNPPPMVRHLKKARLLKEDGELEAAIAETKLAQKADPRSSRPLRELGYLYYEKKETDTAENWLIKAAKMNNLDVFAFHLLGEIYLQRNDIAKAADCFEQAMNISPRHISRGVYFGKALIQKGMMARAEKVLDKVIELSGYSQPLVEEIISHCMEHRAYHYAVKLLNELIKFEPDRVDLLSLLGLAYEQIEEWLNALKFFLLAIENDKKNLPIKLHAAKIYSRIGQPFRAEMMLRGVLKLDPQNNEAIELLKQNG